A region of Flavobacterium album DNA encodes the following proteins:
- a CDS encoding DUF2975 domain-containing protein, with product MKLLPLLRILTNIFFICTCIGIIFAIPCLLISIIMPDEIPFTINGIEAVNWGAEGYLVFVSKIIVAIFWAYALYLFKKILTQFKKQHFFQEQITSLLDQTGKAILIGFFFDIVPEFLYDAILFGDLNFEFNTYTFFVVLLGLFFIVLSDVFILAKGSRENNDLTV from the coding sequence ATGAAACTACTGCCATTACTCAGAATCCTAACCAACATCTTTTTCATCTGCACCTGCATAGGGATCATATTTGCAATACCCTGCCTGCTGATTTCTATCATAATGCCAGATGAGATACCTTTTACAATTAATGGCATTGAAGCCGTCAATTGGGGAGCCGAGGGCTATCTTGTGTTTGTATCTAAGATAATTGTCGCCATATTTTGGGCGTATGCACTGTACCTGTTTAAAAAAATACTCACACAATTCAAAAAGCAGCATTTCTTTCAGGAGCAAATCACATCGCTTCTTGACCAGACCGGAAAGGCGATACTCATCGGGTTTTTCTTTGACATAGTTCCGGAGTTCCTGTATGATGCCATACTGTTTGGCGACCTTAATTTCGAATTCAATACCTATACTTTTTTTGTTGTACTGCTTGGCTTGTTCTTTATAGTGCTTTCGGATGTATTTATACTGGCAAAGGGCAGCAGGGAAAATAACGACTTAACTGTATAA
- a CDS encoding aminotransferase class I/II-fold pyridoxal phosphate-dependent enzyme: MEKLPGSLQVKLNEREQANALRKLSAEKWASDFSSNDYLGFSANREIFDSAHNYLLEHGFTQNGSTGSRLISGNHRLYTITEDHIAQFHNAASALIFNSGYDANVGFFSSVPQKGDIVLYDEYIHASIRDGLRLSNARVYKFPHNDLAILEKQVQKFRLNDLKGEVYIVTESVFSMDGDSPDLNRLVALAIANNCRLVIDEAHALGVFGEKGEGLIQHLGLEDKVFTRIVTFGKALGCHGAAVLGSPQLKEYLVNFARSLIYTTALPPHSLATILIAYKTLETTPERNRLTDIISFFRSEVNRLQLQSHFIESASAIHCAVISGNEMVKNVASVLQENGFGVKAILSPTVPQGAERLRICLHSYTTEAEITGMLELLSKCLN; encoded by the coding sequence ATGGAAAAACTCCCCGGATCATTACAGGTAAAACTTAACGAACGTGAGCAGGCAAACGCTTTACGAAAACTATCTGCCGAAAAATGGGCATCCGATTTTTCCTCTAACGATTACCTTGGCTTTTCTGCCAACAGGGAAATCTTTGACAGTGCCCATAATTATCTTTTAGAACACGGCTTTACGCAGAACGGGTCTACGGGGTCACGCCTTATTTCAGGCAATCACAGGCTTTATACGATTACAGAAGATCACATTGCACAATTCCATAATGCAGCAAGCGCGCTCATCTTCAATTCGGGATATGATGCCAACGTGGGGTTCTTTTCTTCGGTGCCCCAAAAGGGCGATATTGTGCTGTATGACGAGTATATCCATGCTTCGATACGGGATGGATTGCGGCTATCGAATGCAAGGGTATACAAATTTCCGCATAACGACTTAGCCATTCTTGAAAAGCAGGTGCAGAAATTCCGGCTAAACGATCTCAAAGGAGAAGTTTATATCGTGACCGAATCGGTTTTCTCCATGGATGGCGACAGTCCCGATCTTAACCGCCTTGTTGCTTTGGCTATAGCCAATAATTGCAGGCTTGTCATTGACGAAGCCCATGCGTTGGGTGTTTTTGGTGAAAAAGGGGAGGGGCTTATACAGCATCTTGGGTTGGAAGATAAAGTTTTTACCCGCATAGTCACTTTCGGGAAAGCCCTGGGCTGTCATGGCGCAGCAGTATTGGGTTCGCCACAACTGAAAGAATACCTGGTCAATTTTGCACGCAGCCTTATCTATACTACCGCACTACCGCCCCACAGCCTGGCCACGATTTTGATTGCTTATAAAACATTAGAAACCACTCCTGAAAGAAACAGGCTGACAGATATAATCAGTTTTTTCAGGTCGGAAGTGAATCGCCTGCAACTTCAAAGCCATTTTATCGAAAGCGCTTCAGCCATACATTGTGCCGTAATTTCCGGGAACGAAATGGTAAAAAATGTTGCATCGGTTTTACAGGAAAATGGATTTGGCGTGAAGGCCATACTGTCGCCTACAGTGCCGCAGGGTGCGGAAAGGCTCCGCATTTGCCTGCATAGTTATACTACGGAAGCTGAGATAACAGGGATGCTGGAATTACTTAGTAAATGTTTAAATTAA